A single genomic interval of Phocoena sinus isolate mPhoSin1 chromosome 15, mPhoSin1.pri, whole genome shotgun sequence harbors:
- the AQP8 gene encoding aquaporin-8 → MSAEAAASMCDLEFGGVKVKEPSEGGRWRGCWYERFVQPCLVELLGSALFIFIGCLSVIENGTDTGLLQPALAHGLALGLVIATLGSISGGHFNPAVSLAAVLVGGLHLIMLLPYWISQLCGGLIGAALAKAVSSEERFWNASGAAFVTVQEPRQVTGAVVAEIILTALLALAVCLGTINEKTQGPLAPFSIGFSVTVDILAGGAVSGACMNPARAFGPAVVANHWDFHWIYWLGPLLASLLVGVLIRFFIGDGKTRLILKGR, encoded by the exons ATGTCTGCAGAG GCAGCTGCATCCATGTGTGACCTGGAGTTTGGTGGCGTCAAGGTGAAGGAGCCCAGCGAGGGGGGCAGGTGGCGTGGGTGCTGGTACGAGCGGTTTGTGCAGCCCTGCCTGGTTGAACTGCTGGGCTCTGCCCTGTTCATCTTCATCGGCTGCCTGTCGGTCATCGAGAACGGGACCGACACTGGGCTGCTGCAGCCGGCACTGGCCCATGGGCTGGCCCTGGGCTTGGTCATTGCCACGCTGGGGAGTATCAG TGGTGGACACTTCAACCCTGCAGTGTCCCTGGCAGCCGTGCTGGTCGGAGGCCTCCACCTGATCATGCTCCTTCCCTACTGGATCTCCCAGCTGTGTGGGGGGCTGATTGGGGCCGCCTTGGCCAAG GCGGTGAGTTCCGAGGAGAGGTTCTGGAACGCGTCTGGGGCAGCCTTCGTGACGGTCCAGGAGCCCAGGCAAGTGACGGGGGCAGTGGTGGCAGAGATCATCCTGACGGCACTGCTGGCACTGGCTGTATGCCTGGGCACCATAAACGAAAAGACGCAGGGTCCTCTGGCCCCATTCTCCATCGGCTTCTCTGTCACCGTGGACATCCTAGCAGG GGGAGCTGTGTCTGGAGCCTGCATGAATCCTGCCCGTGCCTTTGGACCGGCTGTGGTGGCCAACCATTGGGACTTCCACTGGATCTACTGGCTGGGCCCGCTCCTGGCCAGCCTGCTTGTAGGAGTGCTCATCAG